The Candidatus Koribacter versatilis Ellin345 genome has a segment encoding these proteins:
- a CDS encoding 1-deoxy-D-xylulose-5-phosphate reductoisomerase — translation MKRVAILGSTGSIGTSTLKIVEAYPELFEVVSLAAGSNLDLVTEQTVRWHPKVVSVATEEVAETLRERLKHAGVKGTRVISGEAGTVECATLPEVDFVVSAIVGVGGLKATYEAVKAGKSIGLANKETMVAAGELITAEARKQGKPILPIDSEHNAIHQAMRGGRLKEVERVWLTASGGPFLHTPKADFEHITVEQALNHPTWKMGRRITIDSATLMNKGFEVIEACRLFDLPASRVEVIVHPQSTIHSMVEFVDGSLLAQLSVTDMRLPILYAMTFPDRIPSNLKFPVLELKHLDFYPPDPEKFPCLQLAYEAAEKGGTKSIALNAADEVAVAAFLEGGIPFNDIPATIRHVLDETPEAHPESIDQVLSADAAAREIARKHIQELRSSVVGLHS, via the coding sequence CTGAAGCGTGTCGCCATCCTCGGTTCGACCGGCTCCATCGGTACGAGCACCCTCAAGATCGTCGAAGCTTATCCAGAGCTTTTCGAAGTCGTGTCTCTGGCAGCTGGAAGCAATCTTGATCTTGTCACCGAACAGACGGTTCGCTGGCATCCGAAGGTCGTGTCGGTCGCCACAGAAGAAGTTGCTGAAACTTTGCGCGAGCGGCTGAAGCATGCCGGCGTGAAGGGAACGAGAGTTATCTCTGGCGAGGCCGGCACTGTCGAATGTGCGACTCTGCCGGAAGTGGATTTCGTGGTCAGTGCAATCGTCGGCGTCGGCGGACTCAAAGCGACCTACGAGGCGGTGAAGGCAGGGAAGTCCATCGGCCTCGCGAACAAAGAGACCATGGTGGCTGCCGGCGAATTGATCACTGCTGAGGCGCGCAAGCAGGGCAAGCCGATCCTTCCGATAGACAGCGAGCACAACGCGATCCACCAGGCGATGCGCGGCGGACGACTGAAGGAAGTCGAGAGGGTCTGGTTGACCGCTTCCGGTGGGCCGTTTCTGCATACGCCGAAAGCCGACTTCGAGCACATCACGGTCGAACAGGCGTTGAACCATCCCACGTGGAAGATGGGACGCCGCATCACGATCGATTCTGCGACGTTGATGAATAAGGGCTTCGAGGTGATCGAGGCGTGCCGACTGTTCGATTTACCAGCCAGCCGGGTCGAGGTCATCGTGCACCCGCAGAGCACGATTCACTCAATGGTGGAGTTTGTGGACGGTTCGTTACTTGCGCAACTTTCGGTAACGGACATGCGGTTACCGATCCTGTATGCGATGACATTTCCAGATCGGATTCCGTCTAATCTCAAGTTTCCCGTCCTGGAATTGAAGCATTTGGACTTCTATCCTCCCGATCCAGAGAAGTTTCCGTGTCTGCAATTGGCCTACGAAGCCGCGGAAAAAGGTGGGACAAAGAGCATTGCGCTCAATGCTGCGGACGAGGTTGCGGTAGCTGCGTTCCTAGAGGGTGGGATACCATTTAACGATATTCCGGCTACGATTCGGCACGTATTAGATGAAACGCCGGAGGCACATCCGGAATCTATAGATCAGGTCCTTTCGGCGGATGCGGCGGCGCGTGAAATTGCCCGCAAGCACATCCAGGAATTGCGTTCCTCTGTTGTCGGTCTACATTCCTGA
- the rseP gene encoding RIP metalloprotease RseP, producing MEGFLIAIVSIVFVLGVLVLVHEFGHFAAAKLFGVRVETFSIGFGKRLVGFRRGETDYRISALPLGGYVKMTGETPLDSRTGAPEEFMSHPRWQRIIIALAGPFMNIALAIGLLTVVYMVHDEEPAFWGEKATVGFVAPGSTADKVGVKAGDTIVKIANVDNPTWEDVYLQTSTSPGAAVRLDLLRDRQVIATSVVPEKGSEEQGSNPGWTPYNPNTVASLEAEMPAAKAGIKVGDSITAIDGAPIYSTESMIAMLQQTKEKPVELTVQRDGKEFKVTVTPQLTNDKGESRYRIGMVSEPKYISLHLPFKAALSKSLDENRKFSFLVVDLVKKLARGAVSIKTMSSPIGMAKASGEAARQPGWSPLMRMMALFSLQLGIFNLFPIPILDGGMILMLLIEGLMRRDISMRIKERAYQVAFVFLMLFAAVVIFNDIVKTVPGLHQHLP from the coding sequence ATGGAAGGTTTTCTCATAGCGATTGTGTCGATCGTGTTCGTACTCGGGGTGTTGGTTCTCGTTCACGAATTCGGTCATTTTGCCGCTGCCAAATTGTTTGGCGTTCGCGTGGAGACATTCTCCATCGGGTTCGGAAAGCGGCTCGTCGGTTTCCGGCGCGGTGAGACCGATTACCGCATCAGCGCTCTCCCGCTCGGCGGGTACGTGAAGATGACTGGCGAAACTCCCCTGGACAGCCGTACCGGCGCGCCCGAGGAGTTCATGTCTCATCCGCGATGGCAGCGGATCATCATCGCCCTCGCCGGCCCGTTCATGAATATCGCGCTCGCCATCGGACTGCTGACCGTGGTCTACATGGTGCACGACGAAGAACCGGCATTCTGGGGAGAAAAAGCGACGGTGGGGTTCGTTGCTCCGGGTAGCACCGCGGACAAGGTCGGCGTGAAAGCCGGCGACACGATCGTAAAAATCGCCAACGTCGATAATCCGACTTGGGAAGACGTTTATCTCCAGACCTCCACGAGTCCGGGAGCGGCGGTACGGCTCGATCTCCTGCGCGACCGGCAGGTGATTGCGACTTCGGTTGTCCCCGAGAAGGGGTCTGAAGAGCAGGGCAGCAATCCAGGTTGGACTCCGTACAATCCGAACACCGTTGCCAGTCTTGAAGCGGAGATGCCTGCTGCGAAGGCTGGCATCAAAGTCGGCGATTCGATTACGGCGATCGATGGCGCACCGATCTACTCGACAGAGTCGATGATCGCCATGCTGCAACAGACAAAGGAAAAGCCGGTCGAGCTGACTGTGCAGCGTGACGGCAAGGAATTTAAGGTTACTGTGACGCCGCAGCTGACCAACGACAAGGGCGAGAGCCGATATCGCATCGGCATGGTATCGGAGCCGAAGTACATCTCGCTTCACTTGCCGTTCAAGGCTGCGCTGTCGAAATCTCTCGACGAAAACCGGAAGTTCTCATTCCTCGTCGTTGACCTGGTCAAAAAGCTGGCGCGGGGCGCAGTTTCGATTAAGACGATGTCGAGCCCGATCGGCATGGCGAAGGCATCCGGCGAAGCAGCTCGGCAGCCCGGTTGGTCGCCATTGATGCGGATGATGGCGCTCTTCAGCTTGCAGCTTGGGATCTTCAACTTGTTCCCGATCCCCATCCTCGATGGCGGCATGATCCTGATGCTATTGATCGAAGGCCTTATGCGCCGCGACATCAGCATGCGAATCAAGGAACGCGCCTATCAAGTCGCGTTTGTCTTCCTGATGCTGTTCGCAGCCGTGGTCATCTTCAACGACATTGTGAAGACGGTTCCCGGGCTACACCAGCACTTGCCGTAA
- a CDS encoding response regulator codes for MDDFKAFRDFAAGALSAEAEIEVVAQAASGREGIEAVCAHMPDLVVLDIGLPDLCGIDVAHVVRKSAPQTRIVFLTQMSTPEVIAAAMETGAMAYVVKQNAHSDFLRAVRAALAGEQFVSNTLD; via the coding sequence GTGGACGACTTCAAAGCCTTCCGCGACTTCGCGGCAGGCGCCCTCAGCGCCGAAGCAGAGATTGAAGTTGTGGCCCAGGCCGCCAGCGGCCGGGAAGGGATCGAAGCCGTGTGTGCACACATGCCAGATCTAGTGGTGCTGGACATAGGACTGCCCGATCTTTGTGGAATTGATGTGGCCCACGTTGTGAGAAAGAGCGCTCCGCAAACGCGGATCGTGTTCTTGACGCAAATGTCAACGCCGGAAGTAATCGCTGCAGCGATGGAAACAGGAGCGATGGCATACGTGGTGAAGCAAAACGCTCACTCGGATTTTCTGCGGGCCGTTCGTGCGGCTCTAGCAGGAGAGCAGTTCGTCAGTAACACGCTGGACTAG
- a CDS encoding Crp/Fnr family transcriptional regulator yields the protein MATQAALQLESPLFEGMSPADRLEVLSAATVHKLMARTIVTHQNSTADCMYLLLEGCGRHFLVQPNGRMSILMWLPRGSLFGAAAVLSHPRNYIVSTETVIPSTIAAWKRDVIRELMQRHPLLFENTLLIASDYVAHFLRGFTNQSAKQRLAREIATLAVSIGEQTKDGILLDITNEDLASGANVTMFTASRILGRWKRAHVLSKTRGRLILRSLEHMQHEAADPRYISLRSHLPDNN from the coding sequence TTGGCCACGCAGGCAGCGCTGCAACTCGAGTCCCCACTCTTCGAAGGAATGTCTCCCGCCGATCGCCTTGAAGTGCTCTCCGCGGCCACTGTGCACAAGTTAATGGCCCGCACTATCGTGACCCATCAAAACAGTACCGCCGACTGCATGTACCTGCTGTTGGAGGGATGTGGACGTCACTTCCTCGTACAACCGAATGGCAGGATGTCGATTCTCATGTGGCTGCCGCGTGGCTCGCTGTTCGGCGCCGCGGCCGTCCTCTCGCACCCGCGCAATTACATCGTCAGCACAGAGACCGTGATTCCGAGCACCATCGCGGCCTGGAAGCGCGATGTGATCCGCGAATTGATGCAGCGCCATCCGTTGCTGTTCGAAAACACCCTTCTCATCGCGTCGGACTATGTTGCCCACTTCTTGCGCGGTTTCACCAACCAATCTGCAAAGCAACGCCTCGCACGTGAGATTGCAACCCTCGCGGTTAGCATCGGAGAACAGACCAAAGACGGCATCCTGCTTGATATAACCAACGAAGATCTCGCAAGCGGTGCGAACGTGACGATGTTTACCGCAAGCCGCATTCTCGGCCGATGGAAACGGGCCCATGTGCTCTCGAAAACCCGTGGGCGCTTGATCCTGCGCTCCCTCGAACACATGCAACACGAGGCCGCCGACCCGCGCTACATCTCATTGCGCTCGCATTTGCCCGATAACAACTAG
- the ispG gene encoding flavodoxin-dependent (E)-4-hydroxy-3-methylbut-2-enyl-diphosphate synthase, with amino-acid sequence MPTIYRRKTPVVRIGDVWVGSDAPVVVQSMTNTDTADVDSTIKQCIALARAGSELIRVTVNNDDAAKGVPHLVDGLAKIGIHTPIIGDFHYNGHILLKKYPDCAKALAKYRINPGNVSIGRKDDDNFKAMVDVAVENQKPVRIGVNWGSLDQQLLAKMMDQNAKLAEPKEARDVMMEAMIVSALNSAAIAERYGLRKDQIILSAKVSGVQDLIDVYRDLAKRCDYVLHLGLTEAGMGAKGVVASTAGLSVLLLEGIGDTIRVSLTPKPNGDRTEEVLVAQQILQSMAIRSFTPQVTACPGCGRTTSTFFQELAERIQNYIREQMPQWKTRYTGVEEMKVAVMGCVVNGPGESKHANIGISLPGTFEEPKAPVYVDGRLMTTLKGDKIVEEFTTILNEYVDNRYAKKAEEAVGV; translated from the coding sequence ATGCCTACGATTTACCGCCGTAAAACTCCTGTTGTTCGCATTGGAGACGTCTGGGTCGGCAGCGACGCGCCGGTTGTGGTGCAGTCGATGACCAACACCGACACCGCCGATGTGGACTCGACGATTAAGCAGTGTATCGCGCTTGCCCGCGCCGGGTCTGAGCTCATCCGCGTCACCGTGAACAACGATGACGCCGCCAAGGGCGTGCCGCATCTCGTTGACGGCCTGGCCAAGATCGGCATCCATACGCCGATCATCGGCGATTTCCACTACAACGGCCACATCCTGCTGAAGAAATATCCCGACTGCGCGAAGGCGTTGGCGAAGTACCGCATCAATCCCGGCAATGTGTCGATCGGTCGCAAGGACGACGACAACTTCAAGGCCATGGTGGACGTTGCGGTTGAGAACCAGAAGCCCGTCCGCATTGGCGTGAACTGGGGCTCGCTCGACCAGCAGCTTCTCGCGAAGATGATGGACCAGAACGCGAAGCTCGCTGAGCCGAAAGAAGCCCGTGACGTGATGATGGAAGCGATGATTGTCTCCGCGCTGAATTCCGCGGCAATCGCCGAACGTTACGGCCTGCGTAAAGATCAGATCATCCTCAGCGCAAAGGTGAGCGGCGTACAGGATTTGATCGACGTTTATCGCGATCTCGCCAAGCGTTGCGACTACGTGCTGCACCTCGGATTGACCGAAGCAGGTATGGGAGCGAAGGGCGTCGTGGCATCGACGGCCGGTTTGTCAGTTCTTCTGCTCGAAGGCATTGGCGACACAATTCGCGTCTCGCTTACGCCGAAGCCGAATGGCGATCGCACCGAAGAAGTTCTGGTCGCGCAGCAGATTTTGCAATCGATGGCGATCCGCAGTTTCACACCGCAGGTGACAGCCTGCCCGGGTTGCGGACGAACCACTAGTACCTTCTTCCAGGAACTCGCCGAGCGCATCCAGAACTACATTCGCGAACAGATGCCGCAGTGGAAGACCCGCTACACCGGCGTGGAAGAGATGAAGGTCGCGGTGATGGGCTGCGTGGTGAATGGCCCCGGCGAATCGAAGCACGCTAACATCGGCATCTCGCTGCCGGGCACATTTGAGGAGCCGAAGGCGCCCGTGTACGTAGACGGCCGCCTGATGACGACGCTCAAGGGCGACAAGATCGTCGAGGAGTTTACGACGATTCTCAACGAGTACGTAGACAACCGATACGCAAAGAAGGCCGAAGAAGCGGTCGGCGTTTAA
- a CDS encoding VOC family protein produces MSKVKPIPDGYHSVTPYLVIKGAKQAMEYYTKAFGAQEVYKMLDDKGNVAHAEIKIGNSMVMLAEEKVELAHKSPITLGGSAVSMVLYVDDCDAVFNRAVEAGGSVERPLTTQFYGDRSGGLKDPFGYVWYVSTHVEDVSPEEMDRRMKEQMKPA; encoded by the coding sequence ATGTCGAAGGTAAAACCGATTCCCGACGGGTACCACTCCGTCACACCCTACCTGGTGATCAAGGGCGCGAAGCAAGCAATGGAGTATTACACCAAGGCTTTCGGCGCGCAGGAAGTCTACAAAATGCTCGATGACAAGGGCAACGTCGCCCACGCAGAGATAAAGATCGGCAATTCGATGGTCATGCTTGCCGAGGAAAAAGTGGAGCTCGCACACAAGAGCCCAATTACCCTGGGCGGCTCGGCGGTGAGCATGGTGCTCTACGTCGACGACTGCGACGCGGTCTTCAACCGCGCTGTGGAAGCTGGCGGCAGCGTGGAACGTCCGCTGACGACGCAGTTCTATGGCGACCGGAGTGGCGGCTTGAAAGACCCGTTCGGCTATGTGTGGTATGTATCAACCCACGTCGAAGATGTCTCGCCGGAAGAGATGGATCGGCGCATGAAGGAACAGATGAAACCTGCATAG
- a CDS encoding helix-turn-helix domain-containing protein, translated as MKFLHRIPKPPLSRFVRVLWFYEGYETAHKKERILPTGTIEVVFNLKEDITRVYDPRKNNECLTHRGALISGMLTEYTVIDTDEQMHVMGMHFAPGGAFPFFDLPLSEFKDQHLSLEDAWGPSANTLRERLLALPSVEAKFDLLEAALMEKMMAFEHHKAVLFALHEMHSRQAQSMAELVEKIGISSRRFIQLFSEQVGLTPKLFCRVLRFQEVVHGIGGKRDVDLADIALHCGYFDQAHFVHDFKAFSGISPTEYLASRTVHLNHVPLAD; from the coding sequence ATGAAGTTCCTGCACCGAATCCCCAAGCCGCCGCTGTCGCGTTTCGTACGCGTGCTCTGGTTCTATGAGGGCTACGAGACAGCGCACAAAAAAGAGCGGATCCTACCCACCGGCACCATTGAAGTCGTTTTCAATCTCAAGGAAGACATCACGCGCGTGTACGACCCGCGCAAGAACAACGAATGCCTTACGCATCGCGGCGCGTTGATCTCCGGCATGCTCACGGAATACACGGTGATCGATACCGATGAGCAGATGCACGTAATGGGCATGCACTTCGCTCCTGGTGGCGCATTTCCGTTTTTCGATCTCCCGCTCAGCGAGTTCAAAGACCAGCATCTTTCTCTCGAGGATGCTTGGGGGCCTTCTGCGAACACCTTGCGCGAGCGACTCCTAGCGCTCCCCAGCGTTGAGGCAAAATTCGACCTGCTCGAAGCCGCGCTCATGGAAAAGATGATGGCCTTCGAACACCACAAGGCAGTCCTCTTCGCCCTCCACGAGATGCATTCGCGACAGGCACAAAGCATGGCCGAGCTGGTGGAGAAAATCGGCATCAGTTCGCGGCGGTTCATCCAATTGTTCAGCGAGCAAGTCGGACTTACGCCGAAGCTCTTCTGCCGCGTTCTGCGCTTCCAGGAAGTCGTGCACGGTATCGGCGGGAAGAGGGATGTAGACCTTGCCGACATTGCGCTGCATTGTGGCTATTTCGACCAGGCGCACTTCGTCCACGATTTCAAAGCGTTTTCCGGTATTAGCCCGACGGAATATCTTGCCAGCCGCACCGTGCACCTCAATCACGTGCCTCTGGCCGACTAG
- a CDS encoding enoyl-CoA hydratase/isomerase family protein, which produces MGYKTLLCHTEGAVATITINRPEKRNAMSYELIDELLTAMAEVENSPAQLLVLTGAGNAFCSGMDLENLRQITGNSTEQNLKDTETVARLFRTLYDFPKITIAAVNGAAIAGGTGLATLCDFTIASSEAKFGYTEVRIGFTPAIVSSFLVRQIGEKQARDLLLTGRILSADEAFRIGLITEVVPPEKLNERVQQLCETLLQNSPASLVATKRLINSFSADELDRHIPSSMRANAEIRTTADFREGVTAFLEKRKPQWSGR; this is translated from the coding sequence ATGGGCTATAAAACGCTGCTTTGTCATACCGAAGGTGCCGTCGCCACGATCACCATCAACCGCCCTGAAAAGCGTAATGCCATGAGCTACGAGCTGATTGATGAGCTCCTGACCGCCATGGCCGAAGTCGAGAACAGTCCCGCGCAACTCCTCGTTCTGACGGGCGCCGGCAACGCCTTTTGCTCCGGCATGGACCTCGAGAACCTGCGCCAGATCACCGGCAACAGCACTGAACAGAACCTGAAAGACACCGAGACCGTAGCGCGCCTGTTCCGTACCCTCTACGACTTCCCGAAGATCACAATTGCTGCGGTAAACGGCGCTGCGATCGCCGGCGGCACAGGTCTCGCGACGCTCTGCGATTTCACCATCGCCTCATCGGAAGCAAAGTTCGGCTACACGGAAGTCCGTATCGGATTCACGCCGGCGATCGTGTCTTCGTTCCTGGTGCGCCAGATCGGCGAGAAGCAAGCGCGCGACCTCCTGCTAACCGGCCGCATTCTCAGCGCCGACGAAGCCTTCCGCATCGGTCTCATCACCGAAGTCGTACCGCCGGAAAAACTGAACGAACGCGTGCAACAACTCTGCGAAACACTCCTGCAAAACAGCCCCGCTTCGCTGGTTGCAACAAAGCGCCTCATCAACAGCTTCAGCGCCGACGAGCTAGACCGGCACATCCCCTCCTCCATGCGCGCCAATGCCGAAATCCGCACTACAGCTGACTTCCGCGAGGGGGTCACGGCATTCCTCGAAAAGCGCAAACCGCAATGGAGTGGCCGTTAA
- a CDS encoding hydroxymethylglutaryl-CoA lyase produces the protein MADTVKIIECPRDAWQGLKGQIPTELKVKYLQELVSAGFKHIDAVSFVSPRAVPQMADSEEVLKELDPPDDVEIIGIVVNEKGADRAIATEAVRTLGFPYSFSPTFLKNNQNQTLEENAEVLEKVVEKQRSADMDLVVYISMAFGNPYGDLWSVDEVLEGIGILADDGIQQISLADTVGLATPQQIADLCGPIVEKFDYLEVGVHLHGTHTDAKEKVLAAYDAGIRRFDAALGGLGGCPFAQNTLVGNLPTEAVFTALKERKVEPPVRKPIDTLLQMSSDFALRFGGSPQ, from the coding sequence ATGGCAGATACGGTCAAAATCATCGAGTGCCCTCGCGACGCATGGCAGGGCTTGAAGGGCCAGATCCCGACTGAGCTCAAGGTCAAATACCTCCAAGAGTTGGTCAGCGCCGGCTTCAAGCACATTGACGCCGTCTCGTTCGTCTCACCCCGCGCGGTCCCGCAAATGGCGGACTCCGAAGAGGTGTTAAAAGAGCTCGATCCCCCCGATGATGTCGAAATCATCGGCATCGTGGTCAACGAAAAGGGCGCCGACCGAGCGATCGCGACCGAAGCCGTCCGAACCCTTGGTTTCCCGTACTCGTTCTCGCCCACATTTCTAAAGAACAATCAGAACCAGACGCTCGAAGAAAACGCAGAAGTTCTGGAGAAGGTCGTTGAGAAGCAGCGCAGTGCCGACATGGATCTCGTCGTATACATCTCGATGGCGTTCGGCAACCCCTACGGCGATCTCTGGTCTGTTGATGAGGTTCTCGAAGGAATCGGCATCCTCGCCGACGACGGCATCCAGCAAATCTCGCTTGCCGATACAGTAGGTCTCGCAACGCCACAGCAGATCGCCGACCTCTGCGGCCCAATCGTAGAAAAATTCGATTACCTAGAAGTCGGCGTTCATCTCCACGGCACCCACACCGACGCAAAGGAAAAGGTCCTCGCCGCCTACGACGCCGGTATCCGCCGCTTTGATGCTGCGCTCGGAGGTCTGGGCGGCTGTCCGTTCGCGCAGAACACCTTGGTCGGCAACCTACCAACGGAAGCGGTGTTCACCGCTCTGAAAGAACGCAAAGTCGAACCGCCGGTCCGCAAACCGATCGACACCCTGTTACAAATGAGCAGTGACTTCGCGCTGCGCTTTGGTGGTTCCCCGCAATAG
- a CDS encoding acyl-CoA carboxylase subunit beta, with translation MSSQEPNNILPTKVDTTTARFSHNQHAMAKLVTELRNQENVIFQGGGDKAIENQHKKNRKTARERIDMLLDPATGLFELGEFVAHGMYEEWGGAPCAGVVTGIGEVHGRKFMLIVNDATVKAGAFFPMTAKKVIRAQNIAIENHIPTIYLVDSAGVFLPLQEDVFPDQDDFGRVFRNNAVMSAMGIPQITAIMGMCVAGGAYLPVMCDHILMTEGSGLFLAGPALVQAAIGAKYSAEELGGAEMHSQISGTVDFREPNDHLCIARIRSLVSKMGQRSKSVFSRVESEPPKFAAEELYGVYDGDAAKQYDMKEIIARIVDGSRFDEYKAEYGETVLCGYARVGGFAVGIVANQKTHQHQTDHNGNKRVEFGGVIYTESAEKAARFIMDCNQNLVPLVFLHDVNGFMVGRDAEWSGIIRAGAKMVNAVSNSVVPKISVIVGGSFGAGHYAMCGKAYDPRFVFAWPSAKYAVMSGGAAAGTLVEIKVKQLERGGKKLSDEEKKELFDSVKATYDEQMDPRYGAARLWIDKIIDPLDTRAALIEALEACALNPDVKEFKVGVLQT, from the coding sequence ATGTCCAGCCAAGAACCCAACAACATCCTGCCGACCAAGGTAGACACCACCACCGCACGCTTTTCGCATAATCAGCACGCCATGGCGAAGTTGGTTACCGAGCTCCGCAACCAGGAAAATGTCATTTTCCAGGGCGGTGGCGATAAGGCTATCGAGAACCAGCACAAGAAGAACCGCAAGACCGCCCGCGAACGCATCGACATGCTTCTCGATCCCGCCACCGGCCTCTTCGAGTTAGGCGAGTTCGTCGCCCATGGCATGTACGAAGAATGGGGCGGCGCGCCCTGCGCAGGCGTCGTCACCGGCATCGGCGAGGTCCACGGGCGCAAGTTCATGCTCATCGTCAACGACGCTACCGTGAAAGCCGGGGCGTTCTTCCCCATGACCGCGAAGAAGGTCATCCGTGCGCAGAACATCGCCATCGAGAACCACATCCCGACGATTTACCTCGTGGACTCCGCCGGCGTGTTCCTGCCCCTCCAGGAAGATGTCTTTCCCGACCAGGATGACTTCGGCCGCGTCTTCCGCAATAACGCGGTGATGAGCGCCATGGGTATCCCGCAGATCACGGCGATCATGGGCATGTGCGTCGCAGGCGGCGCGTATCTGCCGGTAATGTGCGACCACATCCTGATGACCGAGGGCTCGGGCCTGTTCCTTGCCGGCCCGGCGTTGGTACAGGCTGCTATTGGGGCGAAGTATTCCGCGGAAGAACTCGGCGGCGCCGAGATGCACTCGCAGATCAGCGGCACGGTGGATTTCCGAGAGCCCAACGATCACCTCTGCATTGCGCGCATCCGCTCGCTGGTGTCGAAGATGGGCCAGCGGTCGAAGAGTGTCTTCAGCCGCGTTGAGAGCGAGCCCCCGAAATTCGCTGCCGAGGAGCTTTACGGCGTCTACGACGGGGACGCGGCGAAGCAGTACGACATGAAAGAGATCATCGCGCGCATTGTGGACGGCAGCCGCTTCGACGAGTACAAAGCTGAGTATGGCGAGACCGTCCTCTGCGGTTACGCGCGCGTCGGCGGTTTCGCCGTGGGAATTGTCGCAAACCAGAAAACGCACCAGCACCAGACCGACCACAACGGCAACAAGCGCGTTGAATTCGGCGGCGTAATCTACACCGAGAGCGCGGAGAAAGCCGCGCGCTTCATCATGGACTGCAACCAGAACCTCGTGCCGCTCGTGTTCCTGCACGACGTCAATGGCTTCATGGTAGGTCGCGACGCAGAGTGGAGCGGCATCATCCGCGCCGGTGCGAAGATGGTCAACGCCGTGTCCAATTCCGTGGTGCCGAAGATCAGCGTAATCGTCGGTGGCTCATTCGGTGCCGGCCACTATGCCATGTGCGGCAAGGCCTACGATCCGCGCTTCGTGTTCGCGTGGCCCTCCGCGAAATACGCAGTGATGAGCGGCGGCGCAGCAGCAGGCACACTGGTCGAAATTAAAGTGAAACAACTCGAGCGCGGCGGCAAGAAACTCAGCGACGAAGAGAAGAAAGAGCTCTTCGACAGCGTGAAGGCCACCTATGACGAGCAGATGGATCCGCGTTACGGCGCAGCGCGCCTGTGGATTGACAAGATTATCGACCCGCTCGACACCCGCGCAGCACTCATTGAGGCGCTCGAAGCGTGTGCGCTGAACCCGGATGTGAAGGAATTCAAAGTGGGAGTGCTGCAAACGTAA